One Brienomyrus brachyistius isolate T26 chromosome 24, BBRACH_0.4, whole genome shotgun sequence DNA segment encodes these proteins:
- the fam76b gene encoding protein FAM76B produces the protein MATTALYACTKCNQRYPFEELSQGQQLCKECRIAHPIVKCTYCRSEFQQESKTNTICKKCAQNVKQFGTPKPCQYCNIIAAFIGTKCQRCTNSEKKYGPPQPCEQCKQQCAFDRKEEGRRKVDGKLLCWLCTLSYRRVLQKTKEQHKGLSSSHSNSSSLSDKEHHRQSASHRKLSSSLSPEQDQGLWKRSHKSSSIQNETPKKKAKLETKPSNGDSGSITQSMDSGTTDNFILISQLKEEVMTLKRMLQQRDQTILEKDRKLTELKADFQYQESNMRLKMNNMEKAHKEAMEQQQAKNRELLKQVAALSKGKKIERAGGTLLSP, from the exons ATGGCGACAACGGCTCTGTACGCGTGTACTAAGTGTAACCAGCGGTACCCGTTTGAGGAGCTTTCGCAGGGACAGCAGCTGTGCAAG GAATGCCGGATAGCGCACCCTATAGTGAAATGCACATACTGCAGATCGGAGTTCCAGCAGGAGAG cAAAACGAACACAATTTGCAAGAAGTGTGCTCAGAACGTGAAGCAGTTTGGGACG CCCAAGCCGTGCCAGTACTGCAACATCATCGCCGCCTTCATCGGCACGAAGTGCCAGCGCTGCACCAACTCGGAGAAGAAGTACGGCCCGCCACAGCCCTGCGAGCAGTGCAAGCAGCAGTGCGCCTTCGACCGCAAGGAGGAGGGCCGGAGGAAG GTGGATGGCAAACTCCTCTGTTGGCTCTGCACGCTGTCCTACCGGCGCGTCCTACAGAAGACCAAGGAGCAGCACAAGGGCCTCAGCTCGTCTCACTCCAACTCCTCATCGCTCAGCGATAAAGAGCACCACCGGCAAAGCGCCTCCCACCGCAA GCTGAGCAGCAGTTTGAGTCCAGAGCAGGACCAGGGCCTGTGGAAGCGGAG CCATAAGTCTTCATCGATTCAGAATGAAACCCCAAAGAAAAAAGCCAAGCTGGAGACCAAGCCATCGAACGGAGACAG CGGGTCCATCACCCAGTCCATGGACTCCGGGACCACGGACAACTTCATCCTGATCAGCCAGCTGAAGGAAGAGGTGATGACACTGAAGAGGATGCTGCAGCAGAGAGACCAGACCATCCTGGAGAAGGACAGGAAA CTGACAGAGCTGAAGGCCGACTTCCAGTACCAGGAGTCCAACATGAGATTGaaaatgaacaacatggagaaagcGCACAAGGAGGCCATGGAGCAGCAGCAG GCCAAGAACCGGGAGCTGCTCAAGCAAGTGGCAGCACTCTCCAAGGGCAAGAAGATTGAGAGGGCTGGGGGCACGCTGCTATCACCATGA